Within the Oncorhynchus mykiss isolate Arlee unplaced genomic scaffold, USDA_OmykA_1.1 un_scaffold_161, whole genome shotgun sequence genome, the region ttcctgaatcctcaccctctacgctgttcctgaatcctcaccctctacggtgttcctgaatcctcaccctctacggtgttcctgaatcctcaccctctacggtgttcctgaatcctcaccctctacactgttcctgaatcctcaccctctacactgttcctgaatcctcaccctctacggtgttcctgaatcttcaccctctacggtgttcctgaatcttcaccctctacggtgttcctgaatcctcaccctctacgctgttcctgaatcctcaccctctacggtgttcctgaatcctcaccctctacggtgttcctgaatcctcaccctctacggtgttcctgaatcctcaccctctacggtgttcctgaatcctcaccctctacggtgttcctgaatcctcaccctctacggtgttcctgaatcctcaccctctacggtgttcctgaatcctcaccctctacggtgttcctgaatcctccccctctacggtgttcctgaatcctcaccctctacggtgttcctgaatcctcaccctctacggtgttcctgaatcctcaccctctacggtgttcctgaatcctcaccctctacggtgttcctgaatcctcaccctctacggtgttcctgaatcctcaccctctacggtgttcctgaatcctcaccctctacactgttcctgaatcctcaccctctacactgttcctgaatcctcaccctctacggtgttcctgaatcttcaccctctacggtgttcctgaatcttcaccctctacggtgttcctgaatcctcaccctctacgctgttcctgaatcctcaccctctacggtgttcctgaatcctcaccctctacggtgttcctgaatcctcaccctctacactgttcctgaatcctcaccctctacactgttcctgaatcctcaccctctacggtgttcctgaatcttcaccctctacggtgttcctgaatcttcaccctctacggtgttcctgaatcctcaccctctacgctgttcctgaatcctcaccctctacggtgttcctgaatcctcaccctctacggtgttcctgaatcctcaccctctacggtgttcctgaatcctcaccctctacggtgttcctgaatcctcaccctctacggtgttcctgaatcctcaccctctacactgttcctgaatcctcaccctctacactgttcctgaatcctcaccctctacggtgttcctgaatcttcaccctctacggtgttcctgaatcttcaccctctacggtgttcctgaatcTTCACCCTCTACGCtgttcctgaatcctcaccctctacggtgttcctgaatcctcaccctctacggtgttcctgaatcctcaccctctacggtgttcctgaatcctcaccctctacggtgttcctgaatcctcaccctctacggtgttcctgaaacctcaccctctacggtgttcctgaatcctcaccctctacggtgttcctgaatcctcaccctctacggtgttcctgaaacctcaccctctacggtgttcctgaatcctcaccctctactgtgttcctgaatcctcaccctctacggtgttcctgaatcctcaccctctacggtgttcctgaatcctcaccctctacggtgttcctgaatcctcaccctctacggtgttcctgaatcctcaccctctacggtgttcctgtaacctcaccctctacggtgttcctgaatcctcaccctctacggtgttcctgaatcctcaccctctacggtgttcctgaaacctcaccctctacggtgttcctgaatcctcaccctctactgtgttcctgaatcctcaccctctacggtgttcctgaatcctcaccctctacggtgttcctgaatcctcaccctctacggtgttcctgaaGCTCTCTGAAGAGGTGGAGTAGTAAGGTGGGGTATCGAAGGTTTTCAGGTCCAGACAGTCCACTACATCCTGGGGTTCAGGCAGCCTCTGCACCATGGGTCGCGCCACGTTACCGGCTGGGTTCCTCCTGATGGGACTGGTCTCTGAATCTATAGGGTCATAGGTTAGGGGTCACAGGTCTCTGAATCTATAGAGTAATAGGTTAGGGGTTGTGGGTCACAGGTTTCTGAATCTATAGGGTCATAGGTTAGGGGTCACAGGTCTCTGAATCTATAGAGTAATAGGTTAGGGGTTGTGGGTCACAGGTTTCTGAATCTATAGGGTCATAGGTTAGGGGTCACAGGTCTCTGAATCTATAGAGTCATAGTTTAGGGGTTGTGGGTCACAGGTTTCTGAATCTATAGAGTCATAGTTTAGGGGTTTGGGGTCACAGGTCTCTGAATCTATAGGATCATATTTTAGGGGTCACAGGTCTCTGAATCTATAGGGTCataggttagggtttaggggtcaGAGGTCTCTGAATCTATAGGGTCATAGGTTAGGCTTTAGGCGTCACAGGTCTCTGAATCTATAGGGGTTAGCGGTCACAAGTCTCTGAAACTATAGGGGTCATAGGTTAGGCTTTAGGCGTCACAGGTCTCTGAATCAAtacgggttaggggttaggggtcacaGGTCTCTGAATTTATAGGGCACAGAGGGTTGACATGTCAAAACAAGTATTGGACTAGTCTCTTAACTTAGAGATGGTCAACGTCCACATTTAACATGgatgcatcacaaatggcaccctattcacagTGTAGTGCACTTCTGTTGACAGAACTCTATGGGTACCCAAGGGCaccattccctctatagtgcacttcTGTTGACAGAACTCTATGGGTACCCAAGGGCaccattccctctatagtgcacttcTGTTGACAGAACTCTATGGGTACCCAAGGGCaccattccctctatagtgcacttcTGTTGACAGAACTCTATGGGTACCCAAGGGCaccattccctctatagtgcacttcTGTTGACAGAACTCTATGGGTACCCAAGGGCaccattccctctatagtgcacttcTGTTGACAGAACTCTATGGGTACCCAAGGGCaccattccctctatagtgcacttcTGTTGACAGAACTCTATGGGTACCCAAGGGCACCATTCCCTCTATAGTACACTTCTGTTGacagaagtagtgcactttaaagggaatagggaACTCCTTGGCTCTGTCTGAAAACGTAGGCTTAACTAGCCTTTAAACCCTTGATTCCTTCTGTCCTTGATTCCTTCTGTCCTTGATTCCTTCTGTCCTTGATTCCTCCTGTCCTTGATTCCTTCTGTCCTTGATTCCTTCTGTCCTTGATTCCTCCTGTCCTTGATTCCTTCTGTCCTTGATTCCTCCTGTCTTTGATTCCGCCTGTCTTTGATTCCTCCTGTCCTTGATTCCTTCTGTCCTTGATTCCTTCTGTCCTTGATTCCTCCTGTCCTTGATTCCTTCTGTCCTTGATTCCTCCTGTATTTGATTCCTCCTGTCTTTGATTCCTTCTGTCCTTGATTCCTCCTGTCTTTGATTCCTTCTGTCCTTGATTCCTCCTGTCTTTGATTCTTCCTGTCCTTGATTCCTTCTGTCCTTGATTCCTCCTGTCTTTGATTCCTTCTGTCCTTGATTCCTCCTGTCCTTGATTCCTCCTGTCCTTGATTCCTCCTGTCCTTGATTCCTCCTGTCCTTGATTCCTTCTGTCCTTGATTCCTTCTGTCCTTGATTCCTTAATTATTCCTCACCTTCCTCTCAAAGGTCACTGGAGGAGGGGCTCAAAGGGGAAGGACCTTGATTGGATACTTTCCTCCAATGAGCTTTGAGAGGGAGGCAAGGAATTTAGGAATCAAATCAAGGATTCAACGGTTAGTTATGATTTCAGATAAAGACGTTTTCTGAGTTTTCTCACTGGTTAGGTCATGTGGTCACTGGTCAGgaaaatctcacacacacacacacacacacacacacacacacacacacacacacacacacgaggagatattgcatagctgtgtgctgTCTATCTGTCCATTTGAGTGTAATTCCTCTTGATTAAAGAGAACCAGTAGACTGTCAGACTTCTTCCTCCTTAGCCTCATAGTGCCCATATTAGGAAGTCACATGACCACAATGTGTTGTTCCCTGTGTACTGAGGTAAAGAGGATCAGCTAGGAGACAGACTGGAAAGCTACTAGATATCACTGAGCAGGtcacacaccctccctcctctcatgtTCTGTCAGGTCACACACCCTCACTCCTCTCATGTTCTGTCAGGTCACACACCCTCACTCCTCTCATGTTCTGTCAGGTCACACACCCTCACTCCTCATGTTCTGTCAGGTCACACCCTCACTCCTCTGATGTTCTGTCAGGTCACACACCCTCACTCCTCTGATGTTCTGTCAGGTCACACACCCTCACTCCTCTGATGTTCTGTCAGGTCACACACCCTCACTCCTCATGTTCTGTCAGGTCACACACCTTCACTCCTCGTGTTCTGTCAGGTCACACACCCTCACTCCTCTGATGTTCTGTCAGGTCACACACCCTCACTCCTCATGTTCTGTCAGGTCACACACCCTCACTCCTCTCATGTTCTGTCAGGTCACAATTCTAACTAAAATCTCCCCAATCGATGCAATTTTGAATCTCTAGGAAATTGTAGGACATTTACTGAGATGAAAGTAGGGAGGAAGTGAGTGTTGTAATCTGTCCCGGATTATACATACCAACCAGACTAATCTCCTAATCTGGAGTCATGTGAATGTAGATTATACTACTGATTCCTTAGTCCAGACCTTCAGAACCCTGTTGTTCATTGTGTTTTAGTTATAATTCCTTCCAAAGCCCAGAGAAATCATACGTCAGCACTACTTCTAACAGGTCCAACCAAAATCACTGTTACAGATGGTTCCCTCTATCCAGAGTGGCACAGTCTGGGGTGTGTTTCTGTCAGTTTCCCTGGGCCAGATCAGTCTGGGGTGTGTTTCTGTCGGTTTCCCTGGCCCAGATCAGTCTGGGGTGTGTTATTGTCATTTTCCAACCTCAGATAAGTCTGGGGTGTTACTGTCAGTTTCGCTGCATCAGATCAgtctggtgtgtgttactgtcagTTTCCCTGGCCCAGATCAGTCTGGGGTGTGTTACTGTCAGTTTCCCTGCATCAGATCAGTCTGGGGTGTGTTACTGTCACTTTCCCTGCCCCAGATCAGTCTGGGGTGTGTTACTGTCAGTTTCCCTGCATCAGATCAGTCTGGGGTGTGTTACTGTCACTTTCCCTGCCCCAGATCAGTCTGGGGTGTGTTACTGTCAGTTTCCCTGCCCCAGATCAGTCTGGGGTGTGTTACTGTCATTTTCCCTGGCCCAGATCAGTCTGGGGTGTGTTACTGTCAGTTTCCCTGCCTCAGATCAGTCTGGGGTGTGTTACTGTCAGTTTCCCTGCATCAGATCAgtctggtgtgtgttactgtcagTTTCCCTGCCCCAGATTAGTCCGGGGTGAGTTACTGTCAGTTTCCCTGCCCCAGATCAGTCTGGGGTGAGTTACTGTCAGTTTCCCTGCCCCAGATCAGTCTGGGGTGTGTTACTGTCAGTTTCCCTGCCTCAGATTTAGCCTAGTGCTGGACTAGAAAAGCATGCTCAGTCACCAAGCACAGGGTTAGTAAAAAGGGTTAGTCATCACTGTTACAGATGGTTCCTATAGTGTCGTAGTGTTTACAAGGTGTTAGGACATATCATGCTCACTGTTACAGATGGTTCCCAGAGTGTCATAGTGTTTACAAAGTGTTAGGACATCTCATGCTCACTGTTACAGATGGTTCCTATAGTGTCGTAGTGTTTACAAGGTGTTAGGACATCTCATGCTCACTGTTACAGATGGTTCCTATAGTGTCGTAGTGTTTACAAGGTGTTAGGACATCTCATGCTCACTGTTACAGATGGTTCCTATAGTGTCGTAGTGTTTACAAGGTGTTAGGACATATCATGCTCACTGTTACAGATGGTTCCCAGAGTGTCATAGTGTTTACAAGGTGTTAGGACATATCATGCTCACTGTTACAGATGGTTCCCAGAGTGTCGTAGTCCTCGACACTCTCACAGATCACCCTCCACTGGGAGAAGACAGAGTTGGGGCTGAGGCTGTTCATatcgaaggcagacctggctcctAGGAGGTCGTCAGTACACACCTCACACTCACTGCCGCCGATGGCAAAGTTCCAGTAGGGGAGGGCAAAGGTGGCATCACCCAACATGTcctggagaggatggagagatggaggggatggagagatggaggggatggagagatggaggggatggagagatggagagatttaggggatggagagatggagagattgaggggatggtgagatggtgagatggagagatggaggggatggagagatggagagatttaggggatggagagatggagagattgaggggatggtgagatggtgagatggtgagatggtgagatggagagatggagagatggagaggatggagggatggagagattgaggggatggagaggatgggagggatggagagatggaggaatggagtgatggagggatgaatggggtggagagattgagggaatggagagatggagagatggagagatggagagattgagggGGTGGCGAGATACTCGATTCTGATTGGTCGAGAGAGTGTTTTACAATGTTTGAATATACAACaatattgaacacacacacacgcacacacactctctttcttttctctctcacacacacacacacacacacacacacacacacacacacacacacacacacacacacacacacatacacttcgtACCCCCTTCTCTCACTCACCTGCATATCTCTCTCCAGCTGCAGCAGGTGGAACCTGTGCCAGGTGACGAATCCCGGGCCTTCGTGAGAAAAGTCCACACCCCCAAAGCTAGCCTGCCCCGCCCCCATGTAGGTCTTGCTGACAGAGTAGTAGTGTGTCCACACAAAGTAGTTATAGATGGTGACGTTGTCAAACTGAGGGGTGTTACCGTCCGGACCGTACACTTCCTGGTAACTGTAGAGAGATGAGGATTTATCAATGACAATGTGGCAAAGTGGAGTTTAATGAAGAACCAAGCTCCCACCCAATTCTCTAACCTCTAGCCTCTAAATCTATAACCTCTATAGCCTCCAATCTCTTACCAACATCCTCCAATTCTCTAACCTACAGTCTCCAATTCTCTAACCTCTAGCCTCCAATTCTCTAACCTCTAGCCTACAATTCTCTAACCTACAGCCTCCAATTCTCTAACCTACAGCCTCCAATTCTCTAACCTACAGCCTCCAATTCTCTAACCTACAGCCTCCAATTCTCTAACCTCTAGCCTCCAATTCTCTAACCTTCTGCCTCCAATTCTCTAACCTTCAGCCTCCAATTCTCTAACCTACAGCCTCCAATTCTCTAACCTCTAGCCTCCAATTCTCTTACCTATAGCCTCCAATTCTCTAACCTACAGCCTCCAAGTCTCTAACCTACAGCATCCAATTCTCTAACCTCTAGCCTCCAATTCTCTTACCTCTAGCCTCCAATTCTCCAACGAATGAGATTATATTTGATCTAAACAGATGAGTGGTGATGAAGTTTCAGTTATTTGGTTCCGATGCACAATCAGATCGAAGCAATCGATCTGCGATCATTAAGATAAGATCACAGCACCATCAAACTGGTTACCGTCGTGTGCAGATGACCAGGTCAGGGTGGACGGTCCTCTTGGCCTGGTCCAGAGAGTTCACAAACGCCTGCTTCTCTGCTGAACTCATCTGCATCACATTCCTCCTgactggagagagaaagggagggagggaggcaggaaggatggagagagggagggagggaggcagggaggatggagagagggatggagggagggagggaagcagggagggaggaacggatggaggatgaagggatggaggaagggaggcagggaggatggaggaagggagggaagcagggagggaggatggagggagggaagcagggagggaggatggagggagggaggcagggaggatggaggggggagggagggatggatggatggagggagggaagcaagcagggaggatggagggagggatgaatggagggatggaagcagggaggatggagggagggagggaggatggagggaagcagggagggagggaggatggagggaagcagggaggatggagggagggagggaggatggagggaagcagggaggatggatggagggaggtagggaggatggatggagggaaacagggagggagggagcatggagggagggagggtgagatggaggatggttggagggaaacagggagggagggaggatggatggagggaaacagggaggatggagggagggaagaatgGAGAGAAGcatgggggggagggaggagaaaggaagggagagtgaaagggggaagggaagagggagggaaataAAGGAGGGAGATGCATCAAATATTGTATGTTAGAAACTGTAGATCCCTGATAAAGAAATACATGGATGTATGAAGAAAACCTAGAataaatatatttattatctattttattttattttaaaggaaGTAGGAAAGAGAGTAAAGAAAGAGACTATATCCAATCAGATAAATaaatccacctccctctctcttacccacAGATATCCTCTGATCACAGTTAGGTCCAGTGAGTCCATACCGGCACCGGCCACAGTTATACCCCGCAAAGCTCCCCTTACACCGGCACGTCCGGTTAAAGAACCTTAACGGCCAGCGTTCCCGGTCGTCCCGGCCGTCATGTGGGTACTGGGGCCCGTGGCGGTGGCTGTCGGCAGCTACGGACACACACTGACCCCTCGCTGTGGCAGAACCACACTCGTCGTCCAGGGCTCCAGTGGGAGAGGGGCAGCACTGGCCGCTCCGTAGCCCCGCTGAGGTGACACATTCTCTGGGGAACTGTGCCAGGGTCCACGGGGTCAGAGCCACCACCACCAGGAGACCCAGCCAACACATactggagcagggagagagagagagagatcattacaactctgtatatatacgtaatatgacatttgaaatgtctttgttctattagtgtaatgtttactctaaatgtgttttgtttatttcacttttgtttattatattCTTCACTTTCTTTGGCAAAAATATGTCTttggtaaacatatgtttccaagcccttgaattgaattgagagggagagagaggaagtgagagcagagcagagagagaaacagaggagagcagagcagagagagagagagagaggaagtgagcaagagagagagagaggagagcatcaACAGGAACCTTGGGAAAATTCTCTGctttatcattaacagcagactcatacatttcctcagtgaaaactaACTGTACTGATCAAATGTCAAAATGGCTTTTCACCAAATTattgtacgacagaccacgtattcaccctgcacacccttatGGTTGTGGgatctggggtccgctcaccaaccaagaattcacaaaatgggacaaacaccaaatatatatatttatcaggcaagtcagttaggaacaaattcttattttcaatgacggcctaggaacagtgggttaactgccttgttcaggacaACAGATTTTGacattgtcagctcggagatttgatcttgcaacctttcggttattaattcaacgctctaaccactaggctacctgccgccctgaaACTGAGACtcaaagcaagctggtcctggggcgctgttcacaaacacacctcacagagccccaggacagcagcacaattaaacccaaccaaatcatgagaaaacaaaaagataattacgtgacacattggaaagaatttacaaaaaaacagagccaactagaatgctatttggccctacacagagagtacacagcggcagaatacctgaccactgtgactgacctacaattaaggaaagctttgactatttacagactcagtgagcatagccttgctattgagaaaggccgccgtaagcagacatggctctcaagagaatacaggctatgtgctcactgcccacaaaatgaggtggaaactcaGCTGCACTTcccaatgtgattttctggatttttttctcattttgtatgtcatagttgaagtgtacctatgatgaaaattacaggcctctctcatctttttaagtgggagaacttgcacaattggtggctgactaaatacttttttgccccactgtatctactgggtgaaattccacagtgttccatcacagcagcaagatttgtgacctgttgccacgagaaaagttcaaccagtgaagaacacacaccattgtaaatacaacccatatttaggtttatttattttcccttttatacTTTAACcttttgcacatcgttacaacacggtatatatatataatatgacattttaaatgtctttattcttttggaacttctttatgtgtaatgtttactgttaatttgtattgtttgtttcactttatatattatctacctcacttgctttggcaatgttaacacatgtttcccatgataataaagcccttgaattgatttgaactgagagagagagagatgtagttaGAGAGTTAAAGGCTGGTCCATTTTTGAGTGCCAAGCCCAGCTCAGCCTAGACTCCACGCTCATCAGATATCAGATTTTCACAAAGGATTGGAGATGTTTTCTTGCCCAGACGTATGCCAGCTCCAGCACATCTCTTTTATCTCTGAAATGAATCATTCCCTTTGTTATAATTACCTTTATGATTCCCAATAATTCCCTTCCCCCCCGAATAACTTATCGAGCCAAAGACAACAAACAACTTCTACTTTCTGAACAATTATCAAAAGTGTTCTAGGATTTGCAAGGACCCTGTTTATACgcacgcccccccccccaaaaaaaacacacaatcacATAGACATGTTAAAAAGCAACTAGATAACAGAGAGGATTAGACAGATTGACGGCTGTGTCTTGATTCTGTGGGTGGTTGTGCGACACACAAATCTCTCCTCCAACTCAGAGAGACAAATCATACGTGAGCTTGGTTCCGCAACTGATTAtcacgagtggcacagcggtctgagacactgcatttcagtactagaggcgtcactacagacaccctggttcaaatccagactgtatcacagcggtctgagacactgcgtctcagtactagaggcgtcactacagacgccctggttcaaatccagactgtatcacagcggtctgagacactgcatctcagtactagaggcgtcactacagaccctggctcaaatccagactgtatcacagcggtctgagacactgcgtctcagtactagaggcgtcactacagaccctggttcaaatccagactgtatcacagcggtctgagacactgcatccCAGtaatagaggcgtcac harbors:
- the LOC118936625 gene encoding 5,6-dihydroxyindole-2-carboxylic acid oxidase-like, whose product is MHYHSMCWLGLLVVVALTPWTLAQFPRECVTSAGLRSGQCCPSPTGALDDECGSATARGQCVSVAADSHRHGPQYPHDGRDDRERWPLRFFNRTCRCKGSFAGYNCGRCRYGLTGPNCDQRISVVRRNVMQMSSAEKQAFVNSLDQAKRTVHPDLVICTRRYQEVYGPDGNTPQFDNVTIYNYFVWTHYYSVSKTYMGAGQASFGGVDFSHEGPGFVTWHRFHLLQLERDMQDMLGDATFALPYWNFAIGGSECEVCTDDLLGARSAFDMNSLSPNSVFSQWRVICESVEDYDTLGTICNNSETSPIRRNPAGNVARPMVQRLPEPQDVVDCLDLKTFDTPPYYSTSSESFRNTVEGYSAPQGGYDPVVRSLHNLAHLFLNGTGGQTHLSPNDPIFVLLHTFTDAIFDEWLSRHAPGEAVYPEENAPIGHNRQFNMVPFWPPVTNAEMFVTAPENLGYTYEVTWPTRPYTLSEIITIAIVAAVLVAAVVSGVIACAMRARYFRSAEGLEPLLGETFRRYSDRRPDNSQSVV